Proteins from a genomic interval of Vicinamibacterales bacterium:
- a CDS encoding glycosyltransferase family 2 protein codes for MPKVTIAIPTYDRPALLKQAIQSVLLQTYQDYEVIVSDDGSNSETVEVARSTGDPRVKYRRTAGKLGVPRHFNECVRIAQGELFALLPDDDLYAPQYLQRMVAALELNPTTGFAQAGFYAVDQDLRCIQEMLSSNSGFTAAGEDALVWQLKTLTCNPVALVYRRSAMLAVGLWREDEGYFDDWAFAVRVAYRHGFIFVPELLACVRRHDGNLSADMQKPGVDHVVRIVNQQADVFREAGAVTDRLLEVRARLSRECSHRSIIAALRCGIAGDWESAHRAIQLARALNPLAGLDPGVIAFGLRNLRARKQESALRLAARSKRPVLAL; via the coding sequence ATGCCCAAGGTCACCATCGCCATTCCGACGTACGATCGCCCTGCCTTGCTCAAACAGGCAATCCAGAGCGTTCTTCTTCAGACCTATCAGGATTACGAAGTCATTGTTAGCGACGACGGTTCGAACTCGGAGACCGTCGAGGTCGCCCGAAGCACAGGCGACCCCCGCGTTAAGTATCGGCGTACAGCCGGAAAACTCGGCGTGCCCAGGCATTTCAACGAATGCGTCAGGATCGCCCAGGGCGAACTCTTCGCCTTGCTACCAGACGACGACCTTTATGCTCCGCAGTACCTTCAACGGATGGTTGCGGCTCTCGAATTGAACCCCACGACAGGTTTTGCCCAAGCTGGATTCTACGCTGTGGACCAGGACCTCCGCTGCATCCAGGAGATGCTCTCCTCAAATTCAGGCTTCACGGCAGCCGGCGAAGATGCGTTGGTCTGGCAACTCAAGACATTGACTTGTAATCCTGTTGCGCTGGTCTACCGCCGCAGCGCGATGCTGGCCGTCGGGCTATGGCGCGAAGACGAGGGTTATTTCGACGACTGGGCGTTCGCGGTTCGTGTCGCGTACCGCCACGGCTTTATCTTTGTCCCCGAACTCCTGGCGTGCGTCCGGAGGCACGACGGCAACCTATCCGCCGACATGCAAAAGCCCGGCGTTGATCACGTCGTTCGCATCGTAAACCAGCAGGCGGATGTATTCCGTGAGGCTGGGGCCGTGACAGATCGACTCCTCGAAGTGCGCGCGCGTCTCTCGCGCGAGTGCAGCCACCGGTCGATCATTGCGGCTCTGCGGTGCGGCATAGCCGGCGATTGGGAGTCGGCTCACCGAGCGATCCAACTGGCCAGAGCGCTCAATCCGCTGGCGGGGCTTGATCCAGGGGTAATCGCATTCGGGCTCAGGAATCTCCGGGCCAGAAAGCAGGAGTCGGCCCTGCGGCTCGCCGCTCGTTCGAAACGTCCTGTCCTGGCATTGTGA